The Devosia sp. 1566 sequence CGCTCTCGACATCATCGGCGCCTGCCTCGATGGCGGCTTCCATGATCTCGTCGGCACTGCCGGCGCTTGCCGGATAGGTGATCTCGCCAACCTTGTCGAACATGAACCCGACCGAGTTGGTTTCCCCCATCGCGCCACCATTCTTGGAGAAGTAGGAGCGCACATTGGAGGCGGTGCGATTGCGATTGTCGGTCAGCGTTTCCACGATGATCGCGACGCCACCTGGGCCATAGCCCTCATAGCGGATTTCGTCATAGTTCTCGCCGTCGCTGCCGATCGCCTTCTTGATAGCGCGATCGATATTGTCCTTGGGCATGGACTGGGCGCGCGCATTGGTCACCGCCAGGCGCAACCGGGAATTGAACGCCGGGTCGGGCATGCCCATCTTGGCTGCCACCGTGATTTCGCGCGCCAGCTTGGAAAAGACCTTGGAACGCACCGCATCGCTTTTGCCTTTGCG is a genomic window containing:
- a CDS encoding YebC/PmpR family DNA-binding transcriptional regulator; protein product: MAGHSHAKNIMHRKGKSDAVRSKVFSKLAREITVAAKMGMPDPAFNSRLRLAVTNARAQSMPKDNIDRAIKKAIGSDGENYDEIRYEGYGPGGVAIIVETLTDNRNRTASNVRSYFSKNGGAMGETNSVGFMFDKVGEITYPASAGSADEIMEAAIEAGADDVESDEEGHYIYTSFEAMVEVAAALEKALGEAESVKAVWKPQTNTPIDADKGATLMKLIATLEEDDDVQNVYSNFEMSDEDMAKLAD